AATATTGGGATGGCAAATTACCATTGGATCCATTGATAACACAGATATTTAGCATCCCTCTTCACAGGGTGTTTTCTAAGGGCGAATTAATTAGAAATAGACTCGCTTCTACAACAAAGCTTAATCAAGATATTTATGCTCTCGATGTACTTTGGGATGAAAACGAATGGACAATGTACAGAGAGCCACTACAATACATTAAAAAAGAATCTTACGACTTAGCAGAATATGCAAAAATGCTATTAAACTGGGAGACAAGGACAAAAGATTCAATAATCATCAGCGATACAGTATGTTTGAAAGAGCAAGGCGGCAAAAAAGCCTTTGTTACTTATCGACCCTTTTATGAATGCGAACTTAAAAAGATTGATAAAAAATTCTATTATATGCCAGTTTCTAACACCTTAATTGAATACGCTTATAATATGCTGCCTATATTACTGAATGATGGTTTGCCGCTCCATCAGTGTGAAAGCGAGACATGTCAAAGGTTTTTTATATCAACAAAGAAAAAGCATTGCACTACAAAATGTAGGAATGCACAGGGGAAAAGAGAGGACAGACAAAGAACTGCAATAATTGGAAGGTTAAACAAAGGTAAATCCTTAGAAGAGGCGGCAAGGGGGTATGATTGGCAGAAAGTATTAGCCTGGAGAGAGAAGGGCTTAATATAAGTTTGACAGATTAAACAAGGGGGAATGATTAATGGCAAAGAAAAGTAAAACCGAGAAAGGAGAAAAACCGAGACGGCCCAGGGGCGCTAATGGTGAAGGTGGTATTACTCAGTTAAAGAATGGGCTCTGGCAAGCCCGGATCAGTAGACGCGAACCGGACGGCAGGCTAAAGCGGATTGCTTTCTATGGAAAGACACGGCAGGAAGTCCATGAAAAGTTAGTCAAAGCACTGCGTGAAGTGCAAACTGGTTCCTTTATTGATCCTAACAAGGACAGCTTTGGCGAATGGCTCAATACATGGCTCAGCAAGTATAAGAAAACCAAAATAAGTGATTCTACTTTTGCGTTATACCAGTACGTTGCGGAAAAACACATTCTACCAAGTATTGAAAAGACTCCGCTTCAAAAATTGGAAACCAAGCATGTCCAGAATATCCTAAACAATATGCAGGAAGCCGGCAAATCTTCCCGGCTGATCCATTTAGCCCACCAGGTTATTAATGGCGCCTTAAAACAAGCTGTCAGAGAACAGAAGATTTATCGCAACGTTTGTGATGCTACAGAACTACCTAAATTAACCTATAAAGAAATTAAACCTTTGAGCAAGGACCAGGTTAAAAAATTCCTGGAGGCAGCAAAAGCAAACAAGAGGACAAAAAAGCATTACCCTGCTTTCATTTTGGAACTTTCAACTGGTCTTCGCCGCGGTGA
The sequence above is drawn from the Dehalobacter sp. genome and encodes:
- a CDS encoding site-specific integrase; translation: MAKKSKTEKGEKPRRPRGANGEGGITQLKNGLWQARISRREPDGRLKRIAFYGKTRQEVHEKLVKALREVQTGSFIDPNKDSFGEWLNTWLSKYKKTKISDSTFALYQYVAEKHILPSIEKTPLQKLETKHVQNILNNMQEAGKSSRLIHLAHQVINGALKQAVREQKIYRNVCDATELPKLTYKEIKPLSKDQVKKFLEAAKANKRTKKHYPAFILELSTGLRRGELLALRWKDIDLDKGILQVRQSLNRVVKESGGKKTQLMFSEPKTKKSQRVIKVPAHAMTELKAHQLATGNRDKPEALIFASKEGKPIDPRSFTKMYERLLIKAELPKTSFHALRHTVAVLLLQAGEKPKNIQDLLGHEKYSTTMDIYASYVPDDEKEKTAENLNSILEEVM